A genomic window from Flavobacteriales bacterium includes:
- a CDS encoding tetratricopeptide repeat protein, producing the protein MKYLIVSLVFSSLLTVGFSQSTEEVLMYANTQFEAHNFEEARKAYRRVLYFEEEEFNGEAYVNLSLASFQVGKLDES; encoded by the coding sequence ATGAAATACTTAATAGTATCGTTAGTTTTTAGTTCACTACTTACTGTTGGATTTAGTCAGTCTACAGAAGAAGTCTTGATGTATGCGAATACTCAATTTGAGGCGCATAACTTCGAAGAAGCGCGCAAGGCATATCGCCGGGTTTTATATTTCGAAGAGGAGGAGTTTAACGGGGAAGCTTATGTAAATCTGTCGTTGGCCAGTTTTCAGGTTGGAAAACTTGATGAATCAAT